The genomic DNA GTAGGGGTCGTCCGGTAGCTCGACGTAGAACCCCTCCGCGTCGTCATCGTAGAACGGCTCGGACTCGTTGAGGACCTGCTGGTCGATGGCGTGAATCAGCGTCGAGTCGTACTCCTCGTTCAGCCGGTTGAAGACGTTCTTGTAGGCCTGCTGCAACTGCGGAAAGAGGTCGACGTATTTCTGTTCGTCGAAGGTTTCGGCGTCCATGCCCTCCGGTTGGTGGCGGCCCCCCAAAAGCCGGTCGGACCCGACCGGGCGACTGCCGACGGGACGCAACCGCTTTGTGCCGACGGGATGAGGAGACGTTATGTTCCGGAGCGGCAGTTTCGTCGCCGACCGCATCGACCCGACAACAGCGGCACAGCAACAACCCAACGGCGTCGATTTGACGCTTTCGGCGGTCTTCGAACAGGCGTCGCCCGGCCGTATCGACCAAGACGGCAAATCCATCGGCGACCGGCAAGAGCTGTCGGCCGACGACGGCGTCTTTCGCCTCCAGCCCGGCGGCTACATCGTCCAATACGGCGAGACCATCTCGATACCCGAAGAGCACGTCGGCTTCGTCTACCCCCGGTCGTCGCTGTTGCGGAACTCCTGTATGCTCAATACGGCCGTTTGGGACGCCGGCTACGAGGGGAAAGGCGAGGGGCTGTTGGAGGTCCACCACGAAATCGAAATCGAGGCCGGCGCACGCATCGCCCAACTTGTACTCGCCGGGGCCGACCACGAGGGGACCTACGACGGGAGTTACCAGGGCGAACGAATCTGAGCGCGCAAACGCCGCCGTTTAGTCGCTTCCGCACCCACCGTGTGTATGAGCGTTCGAGCCGAGTTCGACGCGTGGGCGGCCGACGGCCGCGACCGCGGGATGGAACAGCGCCACTGGCACACCGCAAAGCACGCGCTGGCGCGCATGCCGGTTGAGGCCGATGAGACGGTCCTCGATTTAGGATGTGGCAGCGGCTACGCGGCCCGCGCGCTCCGGGACGCCAAGGACGCCGGCCGCGCGTACGGCCTTGACGGCTCCCCGGAGATGGTCCGCAACGCCCGCGAGTACACCGACGACCCGCAGGTCAGCTACGTTGTCGGCGATTTCGGTTCGCTGCCCTTCGCGGCCGACAGCATCGACCACGCCTTCTCCATGGAGGCGTTCTATTATGCGGCCGACCCGGTCGGAGCGCTGAACGAACTGCGACGGGTGCTCCGGCCCGGCGGTACGTTCTACTGTGCGGTCGACTACTTCGAGGAGAGCGTCCACACCCACGAGTGGCAAGAGGGAATCGATATCGACATGACACTGTGGGACTACGAGCAGTACCGCGAGGCCTTCCGCGAGGCCGGCTTCTACGTCGCCGAGCAGGACACGATTCCGGACCGCGAGACGGAAATCCCACCCGAAGATGAGTTCCCGACCGACGACTGGGAGCGCCGCGAGGACATGGTCGAGCGGTTCCGGGAGTTCGGAACGCTCCTGACTGTCGGCGTCGCGCCGGCGTGAGTGTCGGGGGCTACTGGTCGTCGCGCTCGCCGGCCGGAACGACGATTTCGAGCCAGTTTTCCTGTGGCGGCAGCGGGCACTCGTAGGCGTCGCTGTAGGCACAGAAAGGGTTGTACGCGAGATTGAAATCCAGCGGCACGGTCGCGCCGTCTTCGAGGTCACCCTCGTAGTGTAGCTCCATGTACCGGCCGGCCGGATAGGTCTGCTGGCCGGTCGTCTTGTCGCGGAAGGGAACGAAAAGCGAGCCGTCGCCGCGCTGGTCGACCCGCTGATAAGCGACGAGCGTGTGCTCGTCCCGATTGTCGCTTGCGTCCGGCACCTCAAAGGTGAGCCGAGCGACGCGCTCGTAGAGCCGTTCGCCCTCGGCTGTCGTCTCCATCGTAATCGTTTCGTCGCTGTCGTCGACCTCGACTGTCGCCGCAACGCGGTAGTCGGGATTCGGCTCGAAGTAGTCGAGCCCGTCGAAGCTCTCCCGCTTTTCGGGCGGCAGCGGCGACGACCGCGCTGTGGCGAACTGCTCGTCTTTTTGCTCCCGATACTCGGTCAGTTCGGCCCGCCAGGCGTCGACGTCGAACTCCATACCGGCTGTGGGGCGTTCGGACGGAAATACTGTCCGGGCCTGTCGCCGGCTTCGGGGTCCGACATGTCTTTAGGCGAAGCCGCATCACCTCCGTTCGTGTCTTCCGCCCCGGACTGGCGGCCGATATTCGGCCACGACGACCCCTACGACGACCAGCGAGACGGTATCGAGACCGCCATCGAGACCGCGGCAGACGACGGCTTTCTGGCGCTGGAGGGGGCCTGCGGGACCGGCAAGACGATGCTGGCGTTGACCGCCGGTATCCATCTGGTCCGGGACCCCGACTCGTCGTTCGAACGCGTCTTCGTACTGACGAGTGTCAAACAACAGCTCCGGCAGTTCGAGGCGGACATCCGCACCATCAACGGGAACCTGCCGGACGACTGGCATCCCGTGTCGGCGCTGACCCTTGTCGGGAAGGCGGATGTCTGTCCGTACAACCTTGCGGGTGCCGGCGGTATCGACGACACTAACGTCTACGAGCGATGTGAGGGGCTCCGCGAGCGGACGCGCGGGCTCACAGACGAGGCGACGACCGCCGGCAGCCTCGCACAGCAAGCCCGGAGCCAGCAGGTCGGCCTTGGCGATTCGGCAGGCGAAGCCTCCTATCTCGAGGCCGCCGGCGAGCCGACCCCATACCCGCCGGAGATGCCCGCGGCCGGCGATGCCGATGTCGAGTTCTGCCCCTTCTATGCCGGCTTTCTCGACGACCTCCCGGAGGATGGCGACCCGATTGAGGCGGTTCCCTTCGACCCGACCGACCGCGGTCTCATCGAAACCGATGACCTCGTGGAACTGTCGGCGAGCCGCGGCAGCTGCCCGCATTCGGTGATGGGTGCGCTGCTCCCAAACGTCGAGATACTCGTCGGCAACTACTACCACGCCTTCGACCCGACGACCGTCGAGGCGTTTACCGGCGGTCTCATCGACGAGGAGACGTTCGTCATCTGTGATGAGGCCCACATGCTCGAACCGCGCGTTCGCGACCTCGTCGGCGACAGCGTCTCCGACCGAGCGCTTGCCGACGCCGCCGGCGAACTCTCGCGGGTCATCGAGACGGTTGCCGCCGTCGAGGAAGCCGGCCAATCGGCCGAACATGGCCCCGAAGCGCGCGCTCGGGCCGAGACCGTCCGGCAGGAGCTAAACGGCACCGACGTAACGCTCGGCGAACTCCGTGATACCCGGCGGCTCTTGGGAGCGCTCGGTGACCGCCTCGACGAGCGCGTCACGGCGTCCCTCGACCGTCGCGACCCGGGCTGGCGGCAGCATCTCCCGGACCTCGATGACGACGAACTCCCGCTTCGGGACCCCGAGACGCCCGAGACGGACGAACTGACCCGCTGGGCCGAGGAGAACGGCTTCGACGAGCGGCTGTGGGTCCGCGCCGAGGCCGTCTGTGCGGCCGCGGCGACGGTGCTCAACACGCTCGACGAGGACGACAAACGCCGGGCGGCACCGGCCGTCGGTCGGACGCTCGCCCGCTGGCGGCGCTGTGACCACACTGACTACTTCCGGGCTATCGACCTCGAACGGACGTGGGACGACACCCGCCCGGCGGAGTCGTGGCGACGGGCCTACACGGCGAGCTACACGCTCCACAACTGCTTGCCAGCCGACGAAATCGGCGAGCGGCTGGCGGCTTTCGGCGGCGGTGTTTTGATGAGTGCGACCCTGGAGCCGCTGGATGTCTTCGCCGAGGTGACCGGCCTCCGACACCTCGAACGCGAGGCCGACCGGCCAGTCGTCGAGCGAACCTACGGGCTGGAGTTTCCCGAGGCCAACCGGGCCTCCTTTGCCGTCGATGCGCCGAAATTCACCTACGAGAACCGCGGTGACCCGGGCGACGAGACGCCGACAAGACAGGCCCACGCTCGCGCCATCCGGCAGGTCGCCGCCGCCCCCGGTAACGTCTTGGTCTGTCTGCCCTCCTACCGGGAGGCCGAATGGGCCGCCTCCGTACTCTCGGCGCTCGACAAGGAGGTACTGGTCGATGAGGCGACAGACGACGTGGCGACAGAGCGGCTGAAGCAGTCGTTCTTCGAGGGCGAGCCGAAAGTACTGGTGACGAGCCTCCGTGGGACGCTAACCGAGGGTGTCGACTACCGCGGCGACCGGCTCTC from Natronomonas pharaonis DSM 2160 includes the following:
- a CDS encoding deoxyuridine 5'-triphosphate nucleotidohydrolase encodes the protein MFRSGSFVADRIDPTTAAQQQPNGVDLTLSAVFEQASPGRIDQDGKSIGDRQELSADDGVFRLQPGGYIVQYGETISIPEEHVGFVYPRSSLLRNSCMLNTAVWDAGYEGKGEGLLEVHHEIEIEAGARIAQLVLAGADHEGTYDGSYQGERI
- a CDS encoding class I SAM-dependent methyltransferase, with product MSVRAEFDAWAADGRDRGMEQRHWHTAKHALARMPVEADETVLDLGCGSGYAARALRDAKDAGRAYGLDGSPEMVRNAREYTDDPQVSYVVGDFGSLPFAADSIDHAFSMEAFYYAADPVGALNELRRVLRPGGTFYCAVDYFEESVHTHEWQEGIDIDMTLWDYEQYREAFREAGFYVAEQDTIPDRETEIPPEDEFPTDDWERREDMVERFREFGTLLTVGVAPA
- a CDS encoding DUF5783 family protein, which encodes MDAETFDEQKYVDLFPQLQQAYKNVFNRLNEEYDSTLIHAIDQQVLNESEPFYDDDAEGFYVELPDDPYDRLTGVAVEEETFESVLETYIGELEAELERTFGE
- a CDS encoding DUF1684 domain-containing protein, producing the protein MEFDVDAWRAELTEYREQKDEQFATARSSPLPPEKRESFDGLDYFEPNPDYRVAATVEVDDSDETITMETTAEGERLYERVARLTFEVPDASDNRDEHTLVAYQRVDQRGDGSLFVPFRDKTTGQQTYPAGRYMELHYEGDLEDGATVPLDFNLAYNPFCAYSDAYECPLPPQENWLEIVVPAGERDDQ
- a CDS encoding ATP-dependent DNA helicase codes for the protein MSLGEAASPPFVSSAPDWRPIFGHDDPYDDQRDGIETAIETAADDGFLALEGACGTGKTMLALTAGIHLVRDPDSSFERVFVLTSVKQQLRQFEADIRTINGNLPDDWHPVSALTLVGKADVCPYNLAGAGGIDDTNVYERCEGLRERTRGLTDEATTAGSLAQQARSQQVGLGDSAGEASYLEAAGEPTPYPPEMPAAGDADVEFCPFYAGFLDDLPEDGDPIEAVPFDPTDRGLIETDDLVELSASRGSCPHSVMGALLPNVEILVGNYYHAFDPTTVEAFTGGLIDEETFVICDEAHMLEPRVRDLVGDSVSDRALADAAGELSRVIETVAAVEEAGQSAEHGPEARARAETVRQELNGTDVTLGELRDTRRLLGALGDRLDERVTASLDRRDPGWRQHLPDLDDDELPLRDPETPETDELTRWAEENGFDERLWVRAEAVCAAAATVLNTLDEDDKRRAAPAVGRTLARWRRCDHTDYFRAIDLERTWDDTRPAESWRRAYTASYTLHNCLPADEIGERLAAFGGGVLMSATLEPLDVFAEVTGLRHLEREADRPVVERTYGLEFPEANRASFAVDAPKFTYENRGDPGDETPTRQAHARAIRQVAAAPGNVLVCLPSYREAEWAASVLSALDKEVLVDEATDDVATERLKQSFFEGEPKVLVTSLRGTLTEGVDYRGDRLSAAIVCGVPIINTASPQTRAVRTAYDRAFGDGFKYALSVPAVRKARQAVGRVIRGPDECGVRVLCDERYARESWDSVRDLLGEAEREEFQPVGSDMLDFALEQFWDDAA